A genomic stretch from Pyxidicoccus xibeiensis includes:
- a CDS encoding FAD-binding oxidoreductase, which yields MSQGTADLLHALAAVLPPEALVTDADVLEAHRRDQAEWAPAGMPRVLVRPGSTAEVQAVLRVASALRVPVVPRGAGSGLSGGANAVDGCIVLSLSRMNRVLEVDRRGMFAVAQPGVLNAAVKAAAAEQGLWYAPDPASWEFSSIGGNLATNAGGLCCVKYGVTGDAVLGLEAVLADGSVVRTGGRTMKNSAGYGLTRLFVGSEGTLGVITEATLKLRPRPPKATTLVASFPTLVGAGVAVTDIMASTRPSLLELMDRATVRAVEAFGPMGLDVEAAALLLARSDAGGEQGVAELAQMAAACESAGATFVAQSADEAEGELLMQARRLAYPALEKQGATLLDDVGVPLSRIAELLDAVERSAAKHDVLIGTFGHAGDGNMHPTVVFDRNDPVALSRARAAFDDILRAALALGGTITGEHGVGALKRPFLGEQLGPGGLHLHHAIKGALDPLGILNPGKVF from the coding sequence ATGTCCCAGGGGACGGCGGACCTGCTCCATGCGCTTGCGGCCGTGCTGCCGCCCGAGGCGCTCGTCACCGACGCCGACGTGCTCGAAGCCCACCGCCGGGACCAGGCGGAGTGGGCTCCGGCGGGCATGCCCCGCGTCCTCGTCCGCCCCGGCTCGACCGCCGAGGTGCAGGCCGTCCTCCGGGTCGCCTCTGCCCTGCGTGTTCCCGTGGTGCCCCGGGGCGCGGGCTCGGGGCTGTCGGGCGGGGCGAACGCCGTGGACGGCTGCATCGTCCTGTCGCTGTCGCGGATGAACCGCGTACTGGAAGTCGACCGGCGCGGCATGTTCGCGGTCGCCCAGCCCGGAGTGCTCAATGCCGCCGTCAAGGCCGCAGCGGCGGAGCAGGGGCTCTGGTACGCGCCCGACCCGGCGAGCTGGGAGTTCTCCTCCATCGGCGGCAACCTCGCCACCAACGCGGGCGGCCTGTGCTGCGTGAAGTACGGCGTCACGGGAGACGCCGTGCTGGGGCTCGAGGCCGTGCTCGCGGATGGCTCCGTCGTCCGCACCGGTGGGCGTACCATGAAGAACTCCGCTGGCTACGGGCTCACCCGGCTGTTCGTCGGCTCTGAAGGCACGCTGGGTGTCATCACCGAGGCCACGCTGAAGCTGCGGCCCCGTCCTCCGAAGGCGACGACGCTGGTGGCCTCGTTCCCCACGCTCGTGGGCGCCGGGGTGGCGGTGACGGACATCATGGCCTCCACCCGGCCCTCGCTCCTGGAGCTGATGGACCGCGCCACCGTCCGCGCCGTCGAGGCTTTCGGGCCCATGGGCCTGGACGTGGAGGCCGCCGCGCTCCTGCTCGCGCGCTCCGATGCGGGAGGCGAGCAGGGCGTGGCGGAGCTCGCCCAGATGGCCGCCGCCTGCGAGTCCGCCGGCGCCACCTTCGTCGCGCAGTCCGCTGACGAGGCCGAGGGTGAGCTGCTGATGCAGGCCCGCCGGCTCGCCTATCCCGCGCTGGAGAAGCAGGGCGCCACGCTGCTCGACGACGTCGGCGTCCCGCTCTCGCGCATCGCGGAGTTGCTGGACGCCGTCGAGCGCAGCGCCGCGAAGCACGACGTGCTCATCGGCACCTTCGGCCACGCGGGCGACGGCAACATGCACCCCACCGTCGTCTTCGACCGGAATGACCCCGTGGCCCTCTCGCGGGCCCGGGCCGCGTTCGATGACATCCTCCGCGCGGCGCTCGCGCTGGGCGGGACCATCACCGGCGAGCACGGCGTCGGCGCCCTCAAGCGGCCCTTCCTCGGCGAGCAGCTCGGTCCGGGCGGGCTGCACCTGCACCACGCCATCAAGGGCGCGCTGGACCCACTCGGCATCCTCAACCCCGGCAAGGTGTTCTGA
- a CDS encoding M57 family metalloprotease gives MRNLRSIALLAGVSLLCSSCGSPEAELPSEGAREGLSFEEFKATAHDEPDSDVFVVNGDIPVEGVDGLREYYDTFVNPELGTREDALAVYCLNGQRIKWSATAARNLTYCISTASFGSRYSTVVSAMASAAATWETVANVNFIHLSQYDGSCTASQAGVVFDVRQTTTTSYLARAFFPNSSRSGRNILISTSLFGSTGPYTLAGVLRHELGHVLGFRHEPSPTPNPAPGCYEDSNFCRLTPYDPDSIMGYPHCGGIQTWERNLSTLDQQGAHALYP, from the coding sequence ATGCGCAACCTCCGCTCCATCGCGTTGCTGGCTGGTGTGTCACTGCTGTGTTCGTCGTGCGGCAGCCCCGAGGCAGAGCTTCCGTCCGAGGGCGCTCGTGAGGGCTTGTCCTTCGAGGAGTTCAAGGCGACGGCCCACGACGAGCCCGACTCGGACGTCTTCGTCGTCAACGGCGACATCCCCGTCGAGGGCGTCGACGGCCTCCGCGAGTACTACGACACCTTCGTCAATCCCGAGCTGGGCACCCGCGAGGACGCGCTCGCCGTCTATTGCCTCAATGGCCAGCGCATCAAGTGGAGCGCCACCGCTGCCCGGAACCTGACCTATTGCATCAGCACGGCCAGCTTTGGCAGCCGTTACTCCACCGTCGTGAGTGCGATGGCCTCCGCGGCTGCGACCTGGGAGACCGTGGCAAACGTCAACTTCATCCACCTGAGCCAGTACGATGGCAGTTGCACCGCCTCGCAGGCTGGAGTCGTGTTCGACGTCCGTCAGACGACCACCACCTCGTATCTGGCGCGCGCGTTCTTCCCGAACTCCAGCCGCAGCGGGCGCAACATCCTCATCAGCACCAGCCTGTTCGGCAGCACCGGGCCCTATACGTTGGCAGGCGTCTTGCGGCACGAGCTCGGGCACGTGCTTGGCTTCCGTCACGAGCCGAGTCCCACGCCGAATCCTGCCCCCGGCTGCTACGAGGACAGCAACTTCTGCAGGCTGACCCCCTACGACCCCGACTCCATCATGGGCTATCCGCATTGCGGCGGCATACAGACGTGGGAGCGCAATCTGTCGACGCTCGACCAGCAGGGGGCCCACGCCCTCTACCCATAG
- a CDS encoding HEAT repeat domain-containing protein yields MSSVPSLVWSSRENIRAQVLSLLQAAPSADPWLRFRIVGLLGIFGGPEQLPLLRTLLFDTREDFSVRNRALWVGARHGLRLSGTELSQLLHRTSARTCPGHYHLGPCGPSLGTLLDPARLDDDGTEVEAALLQVSSEERARILADSDTAPLPARLVEGLFTRWHQSDRHEVSEAGNLDVALAHRERPEAWKLLTEWTRELTAYDQQGLLYGGLSREELARLVRDAPDAMQRAANALLLPLSDLRGYFGEEALLRLLLRIVRAESSAWTVPYGLVERQPAFARATVLLCEWPEARPFLYRYLCDFTLATEVRHELLDSLFDHDRAVAIRWALVAARYADNTPLVRFVLRLAAQRPEPGDRPLFLTGLRGTDDVSQCFALEGLLALGESGASWCDRLGSLIHANHPAVRLRAAAGLAQQGRSEWLPMLRHAALEAPEPWLRADALRWLGQVDAEASRPVLLRALTTEGPWGNRQIAPGADEAVWALSRLGSVEDLCALLDASLKGCCSALLDEALEFHLARQEGHPVKNVPPPLRSYVADVLDGSLRVGAGT; encoded by the coding sequence TTGTCCTCAGTCCCCAGTCTGGTGTGGTCCTCGCGCGAGAACATCCGCGCCCAGGTGCTGTCCCTCCTGCAAGCGGCGCCCTCGGCGGACCCGTGGCTCCGATTCCGGATTGTGGGCCTGCTCGGAATCTTCGGAGGTCCGGAGCAGCTCCCGCTCCTACGCACCCTGCTTTTCGATACGCGAGAGGACTTCTCCGTTCGCAACCGGGCCCTGTGGGTCGGCGCACGGCACGGGCTGCGCCTCTCTGGCACGGAGCTGTCGCAGCTGCTCCATCGAACGTCGGCTCGCACCTGTCCCGGGCATTACCACCTTGGGCCATGTGGCCCCTCGCTGGGCACCCTCCTGGACCCGGCACGACTCGACGACGATGGCACCGAGGTGGAGGCGGCGTTGCTCCAGGTGTCCTCAGAGGAGCGAGCACGAATCCTCGCCGACTCCGACACCGCTCCCCTGCCTGCCCGACTCGTGGAGGGGTTGTTCACGCGCTGGCATCAGTCCGACCGCCACGAGGTCTCGGAAGCGGGAAACCTGGACGTGGCGCTGGCCCACCGCGAGCGCCCGGAGGCGTGGAAGCTCCTCACGGAGTGGACCCGGGAGCTGACTGCCTACGACCAGCAGGGGCTCCTGTACGGCGGACTGTCACGCGAGGAACTGGCGCGGCTCGTGAGGGATGCGCCCGACGCGATGCAACGTGCCGCCAATGCGCTCCTGCTGCCCCTGTCCGACCTGCGCGGCTACTTCGGCGAGGAGGCACTGCTGCGCCTCCTGCTCCGCATCGTGCGAGCAGAAAGCTCCGCCTGGACCGTGCCCTACGGGCTCGTGGAGCGCCAGCCGGCCTTCGCCCGGGCCACGGTGTTGCTCTGTGAATGGCCGGAAGCCCGGCCGTTCCTGTACCGCTACCTCTGCGACTTCACCCTTGCGACAGAGGTACGGCACGAGCTGCTCGACAGTCTCTTCGACCACGACCGGGCCGTTGCCATCCGGTGGGCACTCGTCGCGGCGAGGTACGCCGACAACACGCCCCTCGTCCGCTTCGTCCTCCGGCTTGCGGCACAGAGGCCCGAGCCCGGAGACCGCCCGCTGTTCCTCACCGGCCTGCGCGGCACCGATGACGTGTCGCAGTGCTTTGCTCTCGAGGGGCTGCTGGCCCTGGGCGAGTCGGGCGCCAGTTGGTGCGACCGGCTCGGCTCCCTCATCCACGCGAACCACCCAGCGGTGCGGCTCCGAGCGGCCGCGGGCCTCGCACAGCAAGGCAGGAGCGAGTGGCTTCCCATGCTGCGACATGCGGCCCTCGAAGCGCCCGAGCCCTGGCTGCGCGCCGATGCACTCCGCTGGCTGGGACAGGTGGATGCGGAAGCCAGCCGGCCCGTGCTGCTGCGCGCACTCACCACCGAGGGCCCCTGGGGGAACAGGCAGATTGCCCCTGGAGCGGATGAGGCAGTCTGGGCCCTGTCCCGCCTGGGCTCGGTCGAGGACCTCTGCGCACTGCTCGATGCGAGCTTGAAGGGGTGCTGCTCCGCACTGCTCGATGAAGCGCTGGAGTTCCACCTGGCGCGACAGGAGGGACATCCCGTGAAGAACGTCCCTCCCCCTCTTCGCAGCTATGTGGCCGACGTCCTGGACGGGTCGCTCAGAGTCGGTGCAGGAACTTGA
- a CDS encoding DUF2071 domain-containing protein — translation MSPESLAALVTVALEPLGLPEAELHRRLSAAGVKDPASVLGGMSRDGLMRVERRQWVLTPAGHQALRDAESALAGAHDPSPTSEGMEECPSVPWLTQVQTHWVEALSINYAVEPERLARLLPAPLEPEVFRGSAWVQVLMSSLRDMRPQGLSPLLGMCFYQVSYRAAVRYRNASGAWRRGGYFVRSETSDPLMRRVGNALKEFKFHEFGEASMVMAREGDLLTAAVDPEPAFPGGKLVGVFDTRPSTRPPAGSVWTGLEDLHEPLVECYDALGVAEGFVYVLTIDREPWNAHFVTPVQLYCEYFDTGPLAPGARLDSVLHLTECAYRWRPLRRERHAQ, via the coding sequence ATGAGCCCGGAGTCGCTCGCTGCGCTGGTGACGGTGGCCCTGGAGCCCCTGGGCCTGCCGGAAGCGGAGCTCCACCGCAGGCTCTCCGCGGCCGGAGTGAAGGACCCGGCCTCGGTGCTGGGCGGCATGTCCCGCGACGGGCTGATGCGCGTGGAGCGGCGCCAGTGGGTGCTGACGCCGGCGGGGCACCAGGCGCTGCGGGACGCGGAGAGCGCCCTGGCCGGGGCACATGACCCGAGCCCCACGTCCGAGGGCATGGAGGAGTGCCCGTCGGTGCCCTGGCTCACCCAGGTGCAGACGCACTGGGTGGAGGCGCTGTCCATCAACTACGCGGTGGAGCCGGAGCGCCTGGCCCGCCTGCTGCCCGCGCCGCTGGAGCCGGAGGTCTTCCGGGGCAGCGCGTGGGTGCAGGTGCTGATGTCGTCGCTGCGGGACATGCGGCCACAGGGCCTGTCGCCGCTGCTGGGCATGTGCTTCTACCAGGTGAGCTACCGCGCGGCGGTGCGCTACCGGAACGCGAGCGGAGCCTGGCGGCGCGGGGGCTACTTCGTGCGCAGCGAGACCAGCGACCCGCTGATGCGCCGCGTGGGCAACGCGCTCAAGGAGTTCAAGTTCCACGAGTTTGGAGAGGCGAGCATGGTGATGGCCCGCGAGGGCGACCTGCTCACCGCCGCCGTGGACCCGGAGCCCGCGTTTCCGGGAGGCAAGCTGGTGGGCGTCTTCGACACCCGGCCCAGTACCCGGCCCCCGGCCGGGAGCGTGTGGACGGGGCTGGAGGACCTGCACGAGCCGCTGGTGGAGTGCTACGACGCCCTGGGTGTGGCGGAGGGCTTCGTGTACGTGCTCACCATCGACCGCGAGCCGTGGAACGCGCACTTCGTCACCCCGGTCCAGCTGTACTGCGAGTACTTCGACACGGGGCCGCTCGCCCCGGGCGCCCGGCTGGACTCGGTGCTGCACCTCACCGAGTGCGCCTACCGGTGGCGGCCCCTGCGGAGGGAGCGCCATGCGCAGTAA
- a CDS encoding ABC transporter substrate-binding protein produces MPRLIPLLAALALGTLACERKAPPAAPPEAAPVPQQQAASQTGPILLGTLGSLTGSEASFGTVVRDGIQFAIEEVNAKGGVKGRKVELRSYDTQGRIEESVAAAQRLIGQDRVAVILGDVTSSGSLAIADAAQAARVPMVTPSATHPDVTKKGDYIFRTCFIDPFQGGAMARFARETLKLDRVAVLHDAKNASSMGLSGAFTDAFKALGGTVVAAESYSKGDTDYRGPLLAVRRAKPQALYLPGFYSEVGVIARQARELGMTQPLLGGDGWESDRIFELAGGALEGAYYSSHYAEDNPAPELQRFVAAFRARYGRSPEAASALGYDAAKVALAAIEKAEPLSGPAIRDALAATKDFPGATGTLTLDANRNPVKPAVILTIRDGRRKFAAAVTP; encoded by the coding sequence ATGCCCCGACTCATTCCACTGCTCGCAGCCCTCGCCTTGGGAACCCTCGCCTGTGAGCGGAAGGCTCCGCCCGCCGCGCCGCCGGAGGCCGCGCCCGTGCCTCAACAGCAGGCCGCCTCGCAGACGGGGCCCATCCTCCTGGGGACACTGGGCAGCCTCACCGGCTCGGAGGCCTCGTTCGGCACGGTGGTGAGGGACGGCATCCAGTTCGCGATAGAGGAGGTCAACGCGAAGGGTGGGGTGAAGGGCCGCAAGGTGGAGCTGCGCTCCTATGACACCCAGGGCCGCATCGAGGAGTCCGTGGCCGCGGCCCAGCGGTTGATTGGCCAGGACCGCGTGGCGGTCATCCTCGGAGACGTGACGTCGTCCGGCTCGCTCGCCATCGCGGACGCCGCGCAGGCGGCGCGGGTGCCCATGGTGACGCCGTCCGCCACGCACCCGGACGTGACGAAGAAGGGCGACTACATCTTCCGCACCTGCTTCATCGACCCCTTCCAGGGCGGCGCCATGGCGCGCTTCGCCCGCGAGACGCTGAAGCTCGACCGTGTCGCCGTCCTGCACGACGCCAAGAACGCCTCCTCCATGGGGCTGAGCGGGGCGTTCACCGACGCCTTCAAGGCGCTCGGCGGGACGGTGGTTGCGGCGGAGAGCTACTCCAAGGGCGACACGGACTACCGGGGGCCGCTGCTCGCGGTGAGGAGGGCGAAGCCGCAGGCGCTGTACCTGCCCGGCTTCTACAGCGAGGTGGGCGTCATCGCCCGCCAGGCGCGCGAGCTGGGCATGACGCAGCCACTGCTGGGCGGTGACGGCTGGGAGTCCGACCGCATCTTCGAGCTGGCCGGCGGCGCGCTGGAGGGCGCGTACTACTCGTCGCACTACGCGGAGGACAACCCCGCGCCGGAGCTGCAGCGCTTCGTCGCCGCGTTCCGCGCGCGCTACGGCCGCTCTCCCGAGGCCGCCTCCGCCCTGGGCTATGACGCCGCCAAGGTGGCGCTCGCGGCCATCGAGAAGGCGGAGCCCCTGTCCGGCCCCGCCATCCGTGACGCGCTCGCCGCGACGAAGGACTTCCCCGGGGCCACCGGCACGCTCACCCTGGATGCCAACCGCAACCCGGTGAAGCCCGCCGTCATCCTCACCATCCGCGACGGCCGCAGGAAGTTCGCCGCCGCCGTGACGCCCTGA
- a CDS encoding cytochrome c peroxidase, protein MLSTRVLACLASAFALGGLTNCTSDSAQEPEEGEVAAATVLATTESPSALKSTAAGKKLFSEAFANTNGRSCATCHVLDESTALRPENVQARLASNPNDPLFNRIDADDPEASVPTYEHLKKGLVRVVLPLPANMDVIDTQGNVITPPDRKIAVWRGVPSIQDVAITGPHFQLDGRESNLEDQAQAAITSHSEGGPVSRSQLRKVADFQRGEFTSPRARFVSDLLGFGVPLGQIPVPEDFMWLTPQELRGREVFKVACEACHGGATLSRISHPGVLELAAQFPVTKPDGNVLFTHVPGVGPVPAQGARADVNIVNVAFSGFSYLGQIGQFPVLFNTDIELPRYRFRFYTDGTRTQQVTDLPPNPVTASGHPYDPNPKLDENGAPIVGPNLFPQWFSTDPGRAVITGNPLDFEAFDIPTLRGISRTAPYYHDNSVANLEVVVDIYSQFVLPFTTPLNLPPVHPPETPGGPPESLSATEKQDLLKFLHRL, encoded by the coding sequence ATGCTTTCCACACGCGTCCTCGCGTGTCTCGCCAGTGCATTTGCACTCGGCGGACTGACGAATTGCACCAGCGACTCGGCACAGGAGCCGGAGGAGGGCGAGGTGGCGGCGGCCACGGTCCTCGCCACCACCGAGTCCCCGTCCGCTCTCAAGAGCACCGCCGCCGGCAAGAAGCTCTTCAGCGAGGCCTTCGCGAACACCAACGGGCGCTCGTGCGCGACCTGCCACGTCCTCGATGAGAGCACGGCGCTGCGGCCGGAGAATGTCCAGGCTCGCCTCGCCTCCAACCCGAACGACCCGCTGTTCAACCGCATCGACGCGGATGACCCGGAGGCCTCGGTCCCCACATACGAGCATCTGAAGAAGGGCCTCGTCCGCGTCGTCCTCCCGCTGCCCGCGAACATGGATGTCATCGACACCCAGGGCAACGTCATCACTCCGCCCGACCGGAAGATTGCCGTCTGGCGCGGCGTGCCGAGCATCCAGGATGTCGCCATCACCGGGCCGCACTTCCAGCTCGACGGCCGCGAGTCCAACCTGGAGGACCAGGCGCAGGCCGCCATCACCAGCCACAGTGAGGGTGGCCCCGTGTCCCGCTCGCAGCTGCGCAAGGTCGCGGACTTCCAGCGCGGCGAGTTCACCTCGCCTCGCGCACGGTTCGTCTCCGACCTGCTCGGGTTCGGCGTCCCGCTCGGCCAGATTCCCGTCCCCGAGGACTTCATGTGGCTCACGCCGCAGGAGCTGCGCGGCCGGGAGGTCTTCAAGGTCGCCTGCGAGGCCTGCCACGGTGGAGCCACGCTCAGCCGCATCTCCCATCCGGGCGTCCTGGAGCTTGCCGCCCAGTTCCCGGTGACGAAGCCCGACGGCAACGTCCTCTTCACCCACGTCCCGGGCGTGGGGCCCGTGCCCGCGCAGGGAGCGCGCGCGGACGTCAACATCGTGAACGTCGCCTTCTCTGGCTTCTCCTACCTGGGACAGATTGGTCAGTTCCCCGTGCTGTTCAACACCGACATCGAGCTGCCGCGCTACCGGTTCCGCTTCTACACGGATGGCACGCGGACGCAGCAGGTGACAGACCTTCCGCCCAATCCTGTCACGGCCAGCGGTCATCCCTATGACCCGAACCCGAAGCTGGATGAGAACGGTGCGCCCATCGTCGGCCCCAACCTCTTCCCGCAGTGGTTCTCCACCGATCCGGGCCGCGCGGTCATCACCGGCAACCCGCTGGACTTCGAGGCCTTCGACATCCCCACGCTTCGCGGCATCTCGAGGACCGCGCCCTACTACCACGACAACAGCGTGGCGAACCTGGAGGTCGTCGTGGACATCTACAGCCAGTTCGTCCTGCCCTTCACCACGCCCCTGAACCTGCCGCCCGTCCACCCACCCGAGACACCGGGCGGGCCTCCCGAGTCCCTCAGCGCGACGGAGAAGCAGGACCTGCTCAAGTTCCTGCACCGACTCTGA
- a CDS encoding L,D-transpeptidase family protein yields MRIPLAALLVFIALTAHAEPSRVAAARKARTPAVAALFKSAGVAWPPEQMYLRAFKHEKELEVWAGPKSGPLVKVKTYPFCYASGELGPKRRQGDLQVPEGFYTIDLFNPYSDYHLSMRVSYPNAADRFHSGRGVDPGGAIMVHGNCVSIGCIAIQDEPIEELYLMVLDTHAKTKRNVPIHLFPRRLDAGGLKALEQGRPATDPLVAFWRSLQPAYAHFEESRRVPVTSIEKKTGTYVVKPAR; encoded by the coding sequence ATGAGGATTCCCCTCGCCGCCCTGCTGGTGTTCATCGCGCTCACCGCGCACGCGGAGCCGAGCCGGGTCGCCGCCGCGCGCAAGGCCCGGACGCCCGCCGTCGCCGCGCTCTTCAAGTCCGCCGGTGTGGCCTGGCCGCCGGAGCAGATGTACCTGCGGGCCTTCAAGCACGAGAAGGAGCTGGAGGTCTGGGCGGGGCCGAAGTCGGGGCCGCTGGTGAAGGTGAAGACGTACCCGTTCTGCTACGCGTCGGGCGAGCTGGGCCCGAAGCGCCGCCAGGGTGATTTGCAGGTGCCCGAGGGCTTCTACACCATCGACCTCTTCAACCCGTACAGCGACTACCACCTGTCCATGCGCGTCAGCTATCCGAACGCGGCGGACCGCTTCCACTCGGGGCGCGGGGTGGACCCGGGCGGAGCCATCATGGTCCACGGCAACTGCGTGAGCATCGGCTGCATCGCCATCCAGGACGAGCCCATTGAGGAGCTGTACCTCATGGTGCTCGACACTCACGCGAAGACGAAGCGCAACGTCCCCATCCACCTCTTCCCGCGCAGGCTGGATGCCGGGGGCCTGAAGGCGCTGGAGCAGGGCCGGCCCGCCACGGACCCGCTCGTCGCCTTCTGGCGGAGCCTCCAGCCGGCGTACGCCCACTTCGAGGAGAGCCGGCGCGTCCCGGTGACGTCCATCGAGAAGAAGACGGGCACCTACGTGGTGAAGCCGGCGCGCTGA